One window from the genome of Plasmodium berghei ANKA genome assembly, chromosome: 3 encodes:
- a CDS encoding SUZ domain-containing protein, putative → MSVGKKQNTNICENENKKTDIDTSEHIQLDGNNRDNVKCDNNANDNNSENSKITKTNKENNVKNEINTDKLTKTNKYNNKNYIDQNNNQTMEIDNICQNQKTCEDINTTIEIANDNSLNISMKNSVCAKKKIVLLKRNEIKYNKYYQGGTLNNNNEYENTNNFNRRNNNKNNSNKYNLNGKNTKGEKTLEQREQEYNKIRARIFSNFNKNTKNNSTYSTIPNIIPRTLKNDNVYIIPPCNIPLNNSLTNSHIDPYFYMNNYYNTYNNMINPQYVNNNMPIFDINPIVNLPPSQFYCNTDTTINMFNHSENKINPDIINCNLIPNANSIYPNYPCNIQGYPPFLKFNNSQIIHKKIPNGNKYNPNYNPPNHITNFNNQNNMNSQKNNKKKIVTSKVKNDNNMTPLTENATNKEKIMDVNNIRDVTKNICRNMNGNTNNQSSPNIITYNNQSIKEKNINYEQDHAPINVGFSKSIMNIHNKNPNKVKLSNSKKFYTSQNNNLDKKGKGPQKKTISNINITGKTLQNNTISYDKLEIFKNSPNEYCTPPTIPSNISKPSHGIEPTNNNTEYLDIKNEINIYNEEGQTQLISTSSQKKLKKKSKKKSEKKNTNNTNINFDPELINFNDTKIKNSEIDEQNINTNNEKSNTTPKKKKKKKKKKINKNTINDNNSTLNPQPSIIIPNKMQTNFNSPNKFSPLIVNNAHINSHSNYNFINNIPTFQQYYPNDMLNNLEYCRDISLYEKRYDRNDDLMLNPKRYDIDFPSLH, encoded by the coding sequence ATGTCAGTAggtaaaaaacaaaatacgAATATATgcgaaaatgaaaataaaaaaacagatATAGATACATCAGAACACATACAACTGGATGGCAATAATAGGGATAATGTCAAATGTGATAATAATgcaaatgataataattcggaaaatagcaaaataacaaaaaccaataaagaaaataatgttaaaaatgaaataaatacagATAAACTAACtaaaacaaacaaatataataataaaaattatatagatcaaaataataaccaAACTATGGAGattgataatatttgtCAAAATCAAAAAACTTGTGAAGATATCAATACCACCATAGAAATTGCAAATGATAACTCTCTTAATATTTCCATGAAGAATTCAGTGtgtgcaaaaaaaaaaattgtactTTTAAAAAGAAACGAAATTAAATACAACAAATATTACCAAGGGGGTACtctaaataataataacgaatatgaaaatactaacaattttaatagacgaaataacaataaaaataattcaaataaatataatttaaatggtaaaaatacaaaaggAGAAAAAACACTAGAACAAAGAGAGcaagaatataataaaattagaGCTAGaattttttccaattttaacaaaaacacaaaaaataattcaacaTATTCTACTATTCCAAATATTATACCACGCACActtaaaaatgataacgtatatattattccaCCTTGTAATATTCCATTAAATAACTCACTAACAAATTCACACATTGAtccttatttttatatgaacaattactataatacatataataatatgattaaCCCGcaatatgtaaataataatatgccAATCTTTGATATTAACCCTATTGTTAATTTACCACCTTCCCAATTTTATTGCAATACTGATACAACAATTAATATGTTCAATCATtctgaaaataaaattaaccctgatattattaattgtaATCTTATACCTAACGCTAATTCAATTTATCCTAACTATCCATGCAACATACAAGGATATCCTCCTTTTTtgaaatttaataattcacaaattattcataaaaaaatccCAAACggtaataaatataatccAAATTACAACCCCCCTAATCACATTACTAACTTTAacaatcaaaataatatgaacagtcagaaaaataacaaaaaaaaaatagtaacaAGCAAggtaaaaaatgataataatatgactCCACTAACCGAAAATGCtacaaataaagaaaaaattatggaCGTTAATAATATTCGTGATGTTACAAAGAATATTTGTAGAAATATGAATGGAAACACTAACAACCAAAGCTCTCCCAATATCATTACTTATAATAATCAAtctataaaagaaaaaaatattaattatgaACAGGATCATGCTCCTATAAATGTTGGCTTTAGTAAATCaattatgaatattcataataaaaatccAAATAAGGTAAAATTGAGTAATAgcaaaaaattttatactAGCCAAAATAACAATCTGGATAAAAAGGGAAAGGGAccccaaaaaaaaacaatatccAATATCAATATAACTGGAAAGACTTTgcaaaataatacaatttcTTATGACAAATTagaaattttcaaaaattcCCCAAATGAATATTGCACACCTCCAACAATTCCatcaaatatttcaaaaccATCCCATGGAATTGAACcaacaaataataacacTGAATATCtggatataaaaaatgaaataaatatttataatgaaGAGGGACAAACCCAATTAATATCAACATCatctcaaaaaaaattgaaaaaaaaatcgaaaaagaaatcagaaaaaaaaaatacaaataataccAACATAAATTTTGACCCTGAATTAATCAATTTTAAtgatacaaaaataaaaaatagtgaaatagatgaacaaaatattaacacaaataatgaaaaatcgAATACAACTccaaagaaaaaaaaaaaaaaaaaaaaaaaaaaaataaataaaaacacaataaatgataataattctaCACTAAACCCCCAACcatctattattattcctAACAAAATgcaaacaaattttaatagCCCCAATAAATTTTCCCCATTAATAGTAAATAATGCACATATTAATTCTCATTCTAActacaattttataaataatattccaACATTTCAACAATATTATCCTAACGATATGctaaataatttagaaTATTGCCGagatatatcattatatgaaaaaagatATGATCGAAATGATGATTTAATGCTTAACCCTAAACGATATGATATTGATTTTCCTTCTCTTCactaa
- a CDS encoding rRNA methyltransferase, putative gives MQKKYVKHFILFFFLNIKKFVIKNDHNINRINIDRVSIPINKKKYKLLSLYNDKKKNISTNIKRNYFLDIQNKNDIDYIYGLNSVYSVLKKNERKIDKAIINKNIKRSKKIHKEAYDYILNTIKERNIQVVYKTKNEMCELVGGFPHNDIIIEATYRYMKNYRHFINSKKTTNNNIYICLHNVYDNMNVGNICRSVLFFGGESIFLKRKRKKGEHKNYIKINTPILHSSVGASEYLNFFHVNNMENFISSLKEKGFTILSTSSPKNNTQMTNFVELKNVKINKNEKVMIILGNESKGLNEDIIKNSDICIYINNLFDEQNIQPNLKNTNDNIIVNSLNVNNVCSIILHHFHSNML, from the exons ATGCAAAAGAAATATGTTAAACATTTTAtactcttttttttcttgaatattaaaaaatttgttatCAAAAATGatcataatataaatcGAATTAACATCGATAGAGTATCTATCcctataaataaaaaaaaatacaaattactcagtttatataatgataaaaaaaaaaatatatcaacaaatataaaaagaaattattttctcgatatacaaaataaaaatgacaTTGATTACATATATGGCTTGAATTCAGTATATTCAGtccttaaaaaaaatgaacgaAAAATCGATAAAGCTATA ATTAACAAAAACATCAAAAGAAGTAAGAAAATTCACAAAGAGGCCTATGATTATATTCTAAATACAATAAAAGAGAGAAATATACAAGTTGtgtataaaacaaaaaatgaaatgtGTGAACTAGTAGGGGGTTTTCCCCATAATGACATTATAATTGAAGCTACTTATagatatatgaaaaattatagacattttataaattctaaaaaaacaacaaataataatatatatatttgtctACATAATGTTTATGATAATATGAATGTTGGAAATATTTGTCGTTCCGTTCTATTTTTTGGGGGCGaatcaatatttttaaaacggaaaagaaaaaaaggggaacataaaaattatatcaaaataaatacaccTATTCTACATTCAAGTGTTGGGGCCTcagaatatttaaatttttttcatgtaaataatatg gaaaactttatttcatctttaaaagaaaaaggaTTCACCATACTCTCTACaa GCTCCCCAAAGAATAATACACAAATGACAAATTTTGTAGAACttaaaaatgtgaaaataaataaaaatgaaaaagtgATGATAATACTAGGTAATGAAAGTAAAGGGCTCAATGAGGacattataaaaaactCAGACATttgcatttatataaataatttatttgatgaacaaaatattcaacccaatttaaaaaatacaaatgataatataattgttAATAGTCTTAATGTAAACAATGTATGCTCGATTATTCTACACCACTTCCATTCCAACATGCTATGA
- a CDS encoding ATP-dependent RNA helicase DDX47, putative: MKHHNINDVLKNFDKKLNKNYKILKEMDIQNMQNEYEEKLKEKNKIKNKLINKKNKSNQDEPINNDSNQSELEHNPLDHENEQNQDSETKEITSFSQLNICEEILQSIQELGWEKPTLIQQKVLPLMFQKRDIIGLSETGSGKTACFIIPILQELKLKKQNFFALIISPTRELCIQIAQNAQALGSNLLINICTIFGGVDIVTQSLNLAKKPNIIISTPGRILDHLNNTKGFNLKNLKYLVFDEADKLLSLDFESSINKLLLILPKNRITFLFSATMTKSVAKLKKTSLKNPIKIEVSNKYSTVKTLIENYIFLPLKYKYTYLCSLCFYYTNKNIIIFSNTCATAQKLNFFCRNLGLKSICLHGKLTQNQRLSSLNLFKTNKYNILISTQVGARGLDLQNIKIVINFDLCSCKEYIHRVGRTARAGKTGKSITFVTQYDVETFLTIEKQLNKKIDKFTDIDEHDVLVYHNQALEALRLSEIEMKENQELYKKNKFKKKK; encoded by the coding sequence ATGAAGCATCACAACATTAATGACgttttgaaaaattttgataaaaaattaaacaaaaattataaaatcttaaaagaaatggacattcaaaatatgcaaaatgaatatgaagaaaaattaaaggaaaaaaacaaaattaaaaacaagctaataaacaaaaaaaataaatcaaacCAAGACGAACCAATAAATAACGATTCAAATCAAAGCGAACTCGAGCATAACCCTTTAGACCATGAAAATGAGCAAAACCAAGATAGCGAAACAAAAGAAATTACATCATTTAGtcaattaaatatttgtgAAGAAATTTTACAAAGTATCCAAGAACTTGGATGGGAAAAGCCAACTCTAATTCAACAAAAAGTTTTACCACTAATGTTTCAAAAAAGAGATATTATAGGATTGAGCGAAACGGGAAGTGGTAAAACGGCGTGTTTCATAATACCTATTCTACaagaattaaaattaaaaaaacaaaatttttttgctttAATAATATCACCAACTAGGGAATTATGTATTCAAATAGCACAAAATGCACAAGCATTAGGTTCAAacttattaataaatatatgtacaatATTTGGAGGTGTAGATATAGTTACTCAGTCTTTAAATTTAGCTAAAAAAcctaatattattataagcACACCAGGACGAATACTTgatcatttaaataatacaaaaggttttaatttaaaaaatttaaaatatttggtTTTTGACGAAGctgataaattattatccCTTGATTTTGAATCATCAATAAACAAgcttttattaattttgccaaaaaatagaattacatttttattttctgcAACGATGACTAAAAGTGTAGccaaattgaaaaaaacatcTCTTAAAAATCCAATTAAAATTGAAgtatcaaataaatatagcaCAGTTAAAACATtaatagaaaattatatatttttaccattaaaatataaatacactTATTTATGTAgtttatgtttttattatacaaataaaaatataattattttctccAATACTTGTGCAACTGctcaaaaattaaattttttttgtcgaAATTTAGGATTAAAGTCTATTTGTTTGCATGGAAAATTAACACAAAATCAACGATTAAGTAGTTTAAAtctttttaaaacaaacaaatataatatcttAATTTCAACACAAGTTGGTGCACGTGGTTTagatttacaaaatattaaaattgttattaattttgatttatGCTCATGtaaagaatatatacataGAGTTGGTAGAACTGCCCGAGCTGGTAAAACTGGAAAATCAATAACTTTTGTAACTCAATATGATGTTGAAACGTTTTTAACTATtgaaaaacaattaaataaaaaaattgataagTTCACTGACATTGATGAACATGATGTTTTAGTTTATCATAATCAAGCCCTTGAAGCTTTAAGATTATCTGAAATCGAGATGAAAGAAAATCAagaattatacaaaaaaaataaatttaaaaaaaaaaaataa
- a CDS encoding small nuclear ribonucleoprotein Sm D2, putative: protein MKTETPTEENRDNPENGPLGLLSECVKDNAQVLINCRNNRKLLGRVKAFDRHCNLLLTEVREIWVEVIKDKKKKKKINKDRYISILFLRGDSVILILRNPK from the exons atgaaaactGAAACACCAACTGAAGAAAATAGAGACAATCCAGAAAACGGTCCTTTGGGGCTGCTTTCAGAATGTGTTAAAGATAATGCACAggttttaataaattgtCGAAATAATAGGAAGCTTTTAGGAAGG GTTAAGGCATTTGATAGACATTGCAATTTACTTTTAACCGAAGTTCGTGAAATATGGGTTGAAGTAattaaagataaaaaaaaaaaaaaaaaaataaataaagatagATACATTAGTATACTATTTTTACGAGGTGATTCggttattttaattttgagAAACCCTAAATAA